A stretch of the Uranotaenia lowii strain MFRU-FL chromosome 3, ASM2978415v1, whole genome shotgun sequence genome encodes the following:
- the LOC129750586 gene encoding pupal cuticle protein C1B-like: MFAKLIILAVAIAAVAARPGTVSVVSSVAAPAVVATRSYHGVVPAAVSTYSNVVAPAAVTAYASPSVYTSYSAPVAYSAYGSPAAYVAGVPTAYSYGVPAYSHHVY, from the exons atgtTCGCTAAGTTG ATCATCCTTGCCGTTGCCATCGCTGCCGTCGCTGCCCGTCCAGGTACCGTCAGTGTGGTGAGCTCTGTGGCCGCCCCAGCCGTGGTTGCAACCCGTAGCTACCATGGAGTTGTTCCAGCTGCCGTCTCGACCTACTCCAACGTCGTTGCCCCAGCTGCCGTGACCGCCTACGCTTCCCCATCGGTTTACACTTCCTACTCGGCCCCGGTTGCCTACTCTGCCTACGGAAGCCCAGCTGCCTATGTTGCCGGAGTTCCAACCGCTTACTCGTACGGAGTTCCAGCTTACAGTCATCACGTCTACTAA